The following proteins come from a genomic window of Lytechinus pictus isolate F3 Inbred chromosome 1, Lp3.0, whole genome shotgun sequence:
- the LOC129258635 gene encoding rab3 GTPase-activating protein catalytic subunit-like isoform X2: MADDVEESEVFEITDFTTASEWERFISRLEQVIHDWRLTSALLGPPLKKGEFTSGKWEEKSENISFANFHFLISEHRLKMEGEEDEEEESEQEDDGSKQEEEDDKIPQPIEDMLSSGNDFPPRAHCLCRWYGLRHFVVLSPAANSEAILSESKCNLLLSSLTIAVNNTNCAVPMFAQIQQKWRRMYTGVCEAPGVRTTFDIVHLKRIPHQYNHLEGLVNVFKSKLASPVSPIPEVNVAVRFTYVLHDWTQFSWPLLPPDLDMLEDDNDVGYPGFTNLPYGAVEDPVSELHLAATWPSFAEDMIVDNDAFSDLDPLQAPQWSARVHMTENPSSLLADYLKGFAKLAHSKESIDQLLGGGAFEDDDDETSEQVSLALHRLTDPARVPFPTLSSVMSRAQAAQRRRRTQGNQASRLESPIPVNILNDILVFLFPDASTVSTPAGESASTPNEDTEKDFDKKERYRHFKTAPESSLTYKLAISMCVVNQCHGGLKGVAHLWHEFVLEMRYRLENNYNIPGLGSTTPNMGCCLLHQKLQMLNCCIDRKKDREERRKRLYSKDSNPPNSSVSSDQTDDRGSPSRESSAEGGAPSNEQITRIVRAASSRSKESDDSEEEFFECDDATPPDEGGLEEQSLNSRNVCRENDDMDISLEDAESKDVGNEKDQGSRKEDEGKEGMKPEGRLKPCGELRLLHTNEVLYIPVTQDPAPMTEDMLEEHAEVLAQLGTSSEGMELRARMQSACLLSDMESFKAANPGCTLEDFVRWYSPRDWVDLDDPLMPADEQGSEGRVRGQLSQRMQLPGNTWQEVWSQSRAVPSHRQKRLFDDTKEAEKVLHFLASLKPSELVLHLLPALVHAALQRLEKAGAEKVPSLKPHFPQLLNTASRMTRAPVQDIKKYEEIVKQVGLVEVIIARDQSLRAKFLPSPDSGTDHLSHAGVHELEEFVTKLQEQPEVFVHKAGRGVVGGIIHKLYSAAQRSAHMLTDDSLHQEDNSESYSSPSISDKDKMSGGSSSSVPDFPRPAGREFILRSTVPRPAPYSRPTPQRMYCVLLDDDFRLAGAFTEDTSFQ, encoded by the exons ATGGCAGATGACGTTGAG GAATCCGAGGTCTTTGAAATAACAGATTTTACGACAGCTTCAGAATGGGAGAG ATTCATATCTCGTTTGGAGCAAGTCATCCATGACTGGAGGCTTACATCTGCTCTGTTAGGACCCCCACTTAAAAAG GGTGAATTCACATCAGGCAAATGGGAGGAGAAATCCGAGAATATTTCCTTTGCAAACTTCCACTTCCTCATCAGCGAGCATCGGCTGAAGATGGAAGGGGaagaggatgaggaggaggaatcTGAACAAGAGGATGATGGTAGCAAGCAGGAAGAAGAAGATG ATAAGATTCCTCAGCCAATAGAAGACATGCTTTCATCCGGCAATGATTTTCCTCCTAGAGCACACTGCCTTTGTAGATG GTATGGTTTGAGGCATTTTGTAGTCCTCTCACCCGCAGCAAACTCTGAGGCTATTCTGAGTGAGAGCAAGTGCAATCTCCTTTTAAGTTCTCTTACAATAGCAGTCAACAATACAAACTG TGCTGTGCCGATGTTTGCCCAGATACAGCAGAAATGGAGGCGGATGTACACAGGTGTATGTGAAGCCCCTGGGGTTCGAACAACCTTTGACATTGTCCATCTCAAAAGAATACCTCATCAGTACAATCACCTAGAAGGGCTTGTCAATGTCTTCAAATCAAAACTG GCATCCCCTGTTTCACCAATCCCTGAAGTCAACGTAGCAGTAAGATTCACCTATGTACTTCATGACTGGACTCAGTTCTCCTGGCCCCTTCTCCCTCCAG ATCTTGATATGTtagaagatgataatgatgtaggATACCCTGGTTTCACCAATCTGCCGTACGGGGCTGTAGAAGATCCCGTTAGCGAGCTTCATCTAGCAGCCACGTGGCCCTCTTTTGCCGAGGACATGATTGTTGATAACGACGCTTTCTC TGATCTTGATCCTCTTCAGGCCCCTCAGTGGTCAGCCAGAGTGCACATGACAGAGAATCCTAGTAGCCTACTTG CTGACTACTTAAAAGGTTTTGCCAAGCTTGCCCATAGTAAAGAATCCATTGATCAACTCCTAGGTGGAGGTGcttttgaagatgatgatgatg aaacCTCTGAGCAGGTTAGTTTAGCCCTTCATAGGTTAACAGACCCAGCCCGTGTCCCATTTCCCACGCTGTCTTCGGTGATGAGCAGAGCACAAGCAGCACAGCGTAGGAGACGAACCCAGGGCAATCAGGCATCTAGATTAGAGTCACCTATACCAGTCAACATCCTCAATGACATCTTAGTG ttCTTGTTTCCCGATGCGAGTACAGTATCTACCCCAGCTGGTGAGAGTGCATCTACGCCTAATGAAGATACTGAaaaagattttgataaaaag GAGAGATATCGGCACTTCAAGACAGCTCCTGAATCCAGCTTGACCTATAAGCTAGCTATAAGTATGTGTGTTGTCAACCAGTGTCACGGAGGACTCAAAGGCGTTGCGCACCTTTGGCATGAATTTGTTTTAGAGATGAGGTATCGacttgaaaataattacaatatacCAGG tCTTGGATCAACAACTCCTAACATGGGATGCTGTCTTCTTCATCAAAAGTTACAG ATGCTTAATTGTTGCATTGACCGTAAGAAGGATAGGGAAGAGAGGCGGAAACGACTATACTCTAAAGACTCAAACCCACCAAACAGTAGTGTCTCATCAGATCAAACAGATGATAGAGGGAGCCCTTCAAGAGAATCCTCAGCAGAGGGAGGAGCTCCATCAAACGAGCAAATCACCCGGATCGTGAGGGCTGCATCGTCACGTAGTAAGGAAAGTGATGATAGCGAGGAGGAATTCTTTGAGTGCGATGATGCGACACCGCCTGATGAAGGAGGATTGGAGGAACAGTCTCTCAACTCAAGAAATGTGTGCAGAGAAAATGATG ACATGGACATCTCATTAGAAGATGCAGAAAGTAAAGATGTAGGAAATGAGAAGGATCAAGGTTCAAGAAAAGAAGACGAAGGAAAGGAAGGGATGAAACCGGAAGGAAGATTAAAACCATGCGGAGAACTCAGATTACTACACACCAATGAAGTTCTGTACATTCCAGTTACCCAG GATCCAGCACCTATGACAGAAGATATGTTAGAGGAACATGCTGAGGTCTTAGCCCAACTTGGAACCTCCTCAGAAGGGATGGAACTTAGAGCCAGGATGCAGAGTGCTTGCCTTTTGTCAGATATGGAGTCTTTCAAG GCTGCCAACCCAGGATGCACTCTGGAAGACTTCGTAAGATGGTACTCCCCTCGGGATTGGGTGGATCTGGATGACCCTCTTATGCCGGCCGATGAACAGGGGTCAGAGGGCAGGGTCAGAGGTCAACTCAGCCAGAGAATGCag TTGCCAGGTAACACATGGCAGGAGGTTTGGAGTCAGTCGAGAGCTGTTCCTAGTCATCGGCAGAAGAGATTGTTTGATGATACCAAGGAAGCAGAAAAGGTCCTCCATTTCTTAGCATCTCTGAAACCTTCCGAGCTAGTCTTACACCTCTTACCTGCCCTGGTCCATGCCGCTCTGCAAAGACTGGAAAAAGCAG gtGCAGAGAAAGTACCATCTCTGAAGCCTCATTTTCCTCAGCTTCTGAACACTGCATCCAGGATGACCAGAGCACCTGTCCAAGATATCAAGAAATACGAG GAAATAGTTAAGCAGGTCGGGCTTGTAGAAGTCATCATTGCAAGAGACCAGTCCCTCCGAGCCAAGTTTCTCCCCTCCCCTGATAGTGGAACAGACCATCTAAGCCATGCAGGTGTGCATGAATTGGAGGAGTTTGTGACCAAACTACAGGAGCAGCCGGAGGTGTTTGTTCACAAGGCTGGGAGGGGCGTGGTAGGAGGCATTATTCATAAACTCTACAGTGCTGCCCAACGG TCTGCTCATATGCTAACGGATGACTCATTACATCAGGAAGACAATAGTGAAAGTTACTCATCACCGTCCATCTCAGACAAGGACAAGATGAGTGGcggatcatcatcatccgtcCCAGACTTCCCTCGTCCCGCCGGTAGAGAGTTCATCCTCCGCAGCACGGTGCCACGCCCAGCCCCATACTCCAGGCCGACGCCCCAGAGGATGTACTGCGTGCTGCTGGATGATGATTTCAGACTTGCCGGAGCATTCACAGAGGACACTTCTTTCCAGTGA
- the LOC129258635 gene encoding rab3 GTPase-activating protein catalytic subunit-like isoform X1 — protein sequence MADDVEESEVFEITDFTTASEWERFISRLEQVIHDWRLTSALLGPPLKKGEFTSGKWEEKSENISFANFHFLISEHRLKMEGEEDEEEESEQEDDGSKQEEEDDKIPQPIEDMLSSGNDFPPRAHCLCRWYGLRHFVVLSPAANSEAILSESKCNLLLSSLTIAVNNTNCAVPMFAQIQQKWRRMYTGVCEAPGVRTTFDIVHLKRIPHQYNHLEGLVNVFKSKLASPVSPIPEVNVAVRFTYVLHDWTQFSWPLLPPDLDMLEDDNDVGYPGFTNLPYGAVEDPVSELHLAATWPSFAEDMIVDNDAFSDLDPLQAPQWSARVHMTENPSSLLADYLKGFAKLAHSKESIDQLLGGGAFEDDDDETSEQVSLALHRLTDPARVPFPTLSSVMSRAQAAQRRRRTQGNQASRLESPIPVNILNDILVFLFPDASTVSTPAGESASTPNEDTEKDFDKKERYRHFKTAPESSLTYKLAISMCVVNQCHGGLKGVAHLWHEFVLEMRYRLENNYNIPGLGSTTPNMGCCLLHQKLQMLNCCIDRKKDREERRKRLYSKDSNPPNSSVSSDQTDDRGSPSRESSAEGGAPSNEQITRIVRAASSRSKESDDSEEEFFECDDATPPDEGGLEEQSLNSRNVCRENDEHEDMDISLEDAESKDVGNEKDQGSRKEDEGKEGMKPEGRLKPCGELRLLHTNEVLYIPVTQDPAPMTEDMLEEHAEVLAQLGTSSEGMELRARMQSACLLSDMESFKAANPGCTLEDFVRWYSPRDWVDLDDPLMPADEQGSEGRVRGQLSQRMQLPGNTWQEVWSQSRAVPSHRQKRLFDDTKEAEKVLHFLASLKPSELVLHLLPALVHAALQRLEKAGAEKVPSLKPHFPQLLNTASRMTRAPVQDIKKYEEIVKQVGLVEVIIARDQSLRAKFLPSPDSGTDHLSHAGVHELEEFVTKLQEQPEVFVHKAGRGVVGGIIHKLYSAAQRSAHMLTDDSLHQEDNSESYSSPSISDKDKMSGGSSSSVPDFPRPAGREFILRSTVPRPAPYSRPTPQRMYCVLLDDDFRLAGAFTEDTSFQ from the exons ATGGCAGATGACGTTGAG GAATCCGAGGTCTTTGAAATAACAGATTTTACGACAGCTTCAGAATGGGAGAG ATTCATATCTCGTTTGGAGCAAGTCATCCATGACTGGAGGCTTACATCTGCTCTGTTAGGACCCCCACTTAAAAAG GGTGAATTCACATCAGGCAAATGGGAGGAGAAATCCGAGAATATTTCCTTTGCAAACTTCCACTTCCTCATCAGCGAGCATCGGCTGAAGATGGAAGGGGaagaggatgaggaggaggaatcTGAACAAGAGGATGATGGTAGCAAGCAGGAAGAAGAAGATG ATAAGATTCCTCAGCCAATAGAAGACATGCTTTCATCCGGCAATGATTTTCCTCCTAGAGCACACTGCCTTTGTAGATG GTATGGTTTGAGGCATTTTGTAGTCCTCTCACCCGCAGCAAACTCTGAGGCTATTCTGAGTGAGAGCAAGTGCAATCTCCTTTTAAGTTCTCTTACAATAGCAGTCAACAATACAAACTG TGCTGTGCCGATGTTTGCCCAGATACAGCAGAAATGGAGGCGGATGTACACAGGTGTATGTGAAGCCCCTGGGGTTCGAACAACCTTTGACATTGTCCATCTCAAAAGAATACCTCATCAGTACAATCACCTAGAAGGGCTTGTCAATGTCTTCAAATCAAAACTG GCATCCCCTGTTTCACCAATCCCTGAAGTCAACGTAGCAGTAAGATTCACCTATGTACTTCATGACTGGACTCAGTTCTCCTGGCCCCTTCTCCCTCCAG ATCTTGATATGTtagaagatgataatgatgtaggATACCCTGGTTTCACCAATCTGCCGTACGGGGCTGTAGAAGATCCCGTTAGCGAGCTTCATCTAGCAGCCACGTGGCCCTCTTTTGCCGAGGACATGATTGTTGATAACGACGCTTTCTC TGATCTTGATCCTCTTCAGGCCCCTCAGTGGTCAGCCAGAGTGCACATGACAGAGAATCCTAGTAGCCTACTTG CTGACTACTTAAAAGGTTTTGCCAAGCTTGCCCATAGTAAAGAATCCATTGATCAACTCCTAGGTGGAGGTGcttttgaagatgatgatgatg aaacCTCTGAGCAGGTTAGTTTAGCCCTTCATAGGTTAACAGACCCAGCCCGTGTCCCATTTCCCACGCTGTCTTCGGTGATGAGCAGAGCACAAGCAGCACAGCGTAGGAGACGAACCCAGGGCAATCAGGCATCTAGATTAGAGTCACCTATACCAGTCAACATCCTCAATGACATCTTAGTG ttCTTGTTTCCCGATGCGAGTACAGTATCTACCCCAGCTGGTGAGAGTGCATCTACGCCTAATGAAGATACTGAaaaagattttgataaaaag GAGAGATATCGGCACTTCAAGACAGCTCCTGAATCCAGCTTGACCTATAAGCTAGCTATAAGTATGTGTGTTGTCAACCAGTGTCACGGAGGACTCAAAGGCGTTGCGCACCTTTGGCATGAATTTGTTTTAGAGATGAGGTATCGacttgaaaataattacaatatacCAGG tCTTGGATCAACAACTCCTAACATGGGATGCTGTCTTCTTCATCAAAAGTTACAG ATGCTTAATTGTTGCATTGACCGTAAGAAGGATAGGGAAGAGAGGCGGAAACGACTATACTCTAAAGACTCAAACCCACCAAACAGTAGTGTCTCATCAGATCAAACAGATGATAGAGGGAGCCCTTCAAGAGAATCCTCAGCAGAGGGAGGAGCTCCATCAAACGAGCAAATCACCCGGATCGTGAGGGCTGCATCGTCACGTAGTAAGGAAAGTGATGATAGCGAGGAGGAATTCTTTGAGTGCGATGATGCGACACCGCCTGATGAAGGAGGATTGGAGGAACAGTCTCTCAACTCAAGAAATGTGTGCAGAGAAAATGATG AACATGAAGACATGGACATCTCATTAGAAGATGCAGAAAGTAAAGATGTAGGAAATGAGAAGGATCAAGGTTCAAGAAAAGAAGACGAAGGAAAGGAAGGGATGAAACCGGAAGGAAGATTAAAACCATGCGGAGAACTCAGATTACTACACACCAATGAAGTTCTGTACATTCCAGTTACCCAG GATCCAGCACCTATGACAGAAGATATGTTAGAGGAACATGCTGAGGTCTTAGCCCAACTTGGAACCTCCTCAGAAGGGATGGAACTTAGAGCCAGGATGCAGAGTGCTTGCCTTTTGTCAGATATGGAGTCTTTCAAG GCTGCCAACCCAGGATGCACTCTGGAAGACTTCGTAAGATGGTACTCCCCTCGGGATTGGGTGGATCTGGATGACCCTCTTATGCCGGCCGATGAACAGGGGTCAGAGGGCAGGGTCAGAGGTCAACTCAGCCAGAGAATGCag TTGCCAGGTAACACATGGCAGGAGGTTTGGAGTCAGTCGAGAGCTGTTCCTAGTCATCGGCAGAAGAGATTGTTTGATGATACCAAGGAAGCAGAAAAGGTCCTCCATTTCTTAGCATCTCTGAAACCTTCCGAGCTAGTCTTACACCTCTTACCTGCCCTGGTCCATGCCGCTCTGCAAAGACTGGAAAAAGCAG gtGCAGAGAAAGTACCATCTCTGAAGCCTCATTTTCCTCAGCTTCTGAACACTGCATCCAGGATGACCAGAGCACCTGTCCAAGATATCAAGAAATACGAG GAAATAGTTAAGCAGGTCGGGCTTGTAGAAGTCATCATTGCAAGAGACCAGTCCCTCCGAGCCAAGTTTCTCCCCTCCCCTGATAGTGGAACAGACCATCTAAGCCATGCAGGTGTGCATGAATTGGAGGAGTTTGTGACCAAACTACAGGAGCAGCCGGAGGTGTTTGTTCACAAGGCTGGGAGGGGCGTGGTAGGAGGCATTATTCATAAACTCTACAGTGCTGCCCAACGG TCTGCTCATATGCTAACGGATGACTCATTACATCAGGAAGACAATAGTGAAAGTTACTCATCACCGTCCATCTCAGACAAGGACAAGATGAGTGGcggatcatcatcatccgtcCCAGACTTCCCTCGTCCCGCCGGTAGAGAGTTCATCCTCCGCAGCACGGTGCCACGCCCAGCCCCATACTCCAGGCCGACGCCCCAGAGGATGTACTGCGTGCTGCTGGATGATGATTTCAGACTTGCCGGAGCATTCACAGAGGACACTTCTTTCCAGTGA